The following is a genomic window from Daphnia magna isolate NIES linkage group LG4, ASM2063170v1.1, whole genome shotgun sequence.
GTAAATTTTGAGCACTGGAAGAGGGTCTGGGTAAATTAAATGGGACTAGCCCGGCCACTGGGTCCATTTAAAAGATACTACAATTCGTATTGCAGTTCATGGATGAAGGACCATCCAGGAAAACCTATGAGCATACACAACATCGCAGAGCTGGTTGGATTAGCCTTCCCGCTTGCAACAACACCAGCAAACATCACGTCTGGGTTTAGAGTGGCCGGGCTAGTCTTGATGTCTTCGCATGAAACCAGATAGCCAGTCTCTTCCAGCTTCCTTCTTGACCGACCAAGAAAGAGGGACAATACATTTTTCTTGGGTAGCGTACTGATAAGCCAATCTTCTCATGTCTGTGGTAGTGATTCCATGATAAATGTCACTGGCCCTTTTGACGTAACTGCTAAGATTGCTTTCTTGTTCGCTGCTGAAAACCTAGAGCGAACAAGAAAGAGTTAACATTGCAACACATACACAGAAAAATTATAAGTAGATTTACCTTACGAGGTTTTTGGTAACCCCCAATGCTTGTAGTTGCTTCAGCTTCATCTTGAATTCCAGCAGCCAAGAAATTTTTGACATATCTCAGTATAGATCTTTTTGGGATGGAGGTTGCTTTGGAAACATCACATACTTTTTGTTTCTCAGCAACAACTTTCTTAACAGCTTTCAAAATGTAACCATCTGGATACATACAACGTTCAGTTTTTCTAATGTAATGCCTAACTATCTTTAACAAAAATTGACAGACTTTTTAAGACTCACCATTTTGACATTAGACGACAGAGATTTTATACCCGCAAACTGCCCCAACGTTGCCAGGCCATTTTGCCTCAAGAATAGGTGTCGTTAATCAAATTGATTTTTCAGTAACTCCTCTAAGGAGAAATAATAAACTCAAATATCAGATTgaaagaggaaagaatttccttcAAGAATATTATTTGTTGAAAGTTTTATTCCATTTCTGAAACccgtaaattgaaaaaatctgTCAAAGCTGATGACACGATTTTAAGgcgccaaaattattgtttcatttattACTGAACCCTTAGGacttttttaatgattttttttttaaacgataaaGATTTTCGGGTTGCGTAAGCGTGAATTTTTCCTATACTTAGGTTTCATTAAAACATATCTCAATATCGATAGTGCCAACATATACACTACCCTAACtgccccgttctcccctatagccttcccacttttgtcaaaatcggccaaaaacgacatctcttgaaattctccaaaaatcacatggcataatcgaaattgaacgctgatttcgatttagtcattggtgttctctttaaactagccgttttcaaaattaacgaaaacagtgctgttagcgcaccaacttaattaatggtttttaacgtttaaataaaaaactataagaccaatagaaaaataaacctgatatccgtgattttcattcaattctgaatcgaaatcatgtattttaagcaaaatttgaaatttggccaaaaatgaaaaagtgggaagggtatagccttcccacttttgtcaaaatcggccaaaaacgacatctcttgaaattctccaaaaatcacatggcataatcgaaattgaacgctgatttcgatttagtcattggtgttctctttaaactagccgttttcaaaattaacgaaaacagtgctgttagcgcaccaacttaattaatggtttttaacgtttaaataaaaaactataagaccaatagaaaaataaacctgatatccgtgattttcattcaattctgaatcgaaatcatgtattttaagcaaaatttgaaatttggccaaaaatgaaaaagtgggaagggttatagccttcccacttttgtcaaaatcggccaaaaacgacatctcttgaaattctccaaaaatcacatggcataatcgaaattgaacgctgatttcgatttagtcattggttttctctttaaactagccgttttcaaaattaacgaaaacaatgctgttagcgcaccaacttaattaatggtttttaacgtttaaataaaaaactataagaccaatagaaaaataaacctgatatccgtgattttcattcaattctgaatcgaaatcatgtattttaagcaaaatttgaaatttggccaaaaatgaaaaagtgggaagggtatagccttcccactttccGTCCCGCCGTCCCGCCTTcccacaaaaatcacatggcataatcgaaattgaacgctgatttcgatttagtcattggttttctctttaaactagccgttttcaaaattaacgaaaacagtgctgttagcgcaccaacttaattaatggtttttaacgtttaaataaaaaactataagaccaatagaaaaataaacctgatatccgtgattttcattcaattctgaatcgaaatcatgtattttaagcaaaatttgaaatttggccaaaaatgaaaaagagggaaaggGATAGCCGGGATggggttcctttttttttaaaaaaaacaaaaaaaaaaatttttttaaattccccaaaaatcacaaaaaaaccTTAAtccaaaatcacatggcataatcgaaattgaacgctgatttcgatttagtcattggtgttctctttaaactagccgttttcaaaattaacgaaaacagtgctgttagcgcaccaacttaattaatggtttttaacgtttaaataaaaaactataagaccaatagaaaaataaacctgatatccgtgattttcattcaattctgaatcgaaatcatgtattttaagcaaaatttgaaatttggccaaaaatgaaaaagtgggaagggtatagccttcccacttttgtcaaaatcggccaaaaacgacatctcttgaaattctccaaaaatcacatggcataatcgaaattgaacgctgatttcgatttagtcattggttttctctttaaactagccgttttcaaaattaacgaaaacagtgctgttagcgcaccaacttaattaatggtttttaacgtttaaataaaaaactataagaccaatagaaaaataaacctgatatccgtgattttcattcaattctgaatcgaaatcatgtattttaagcaaaatttgaaatttggccaaaaatgaaaaagtgggaagggttagcctcgtcaaaatcggccaaaaacgacatctcttgaaattctccaaaaatcacatggcataatcgaaattgaacgctgatttcgatttagtcattggttttctctttaaactagccgttttcaaaattaacgaaaacagtgctgttagcgcaccaacttaattaatggtttttaacgtttaaataaaaaactataagaccaatagaaaaataaacctgatatccgtgattttcattcaattctgaatcgaaatcatgtattttaagcaaaatttgaaatttggccaaaaatgaaaaagtgggaagggtatagccttcccacttttgtcaaaatcggccaaaaacgacatctcttgaaattctccaaaaatcacatggcataatcgaaattgaacgctgatttcgatttagtcattggtgttctctttaaactagccgttttcaaaattaacgaaaacagtgctgttagcgcaccaacttaattaatggtttttaacgtttaaataaaaaactataagaccaatagaaaaataaacctgatatccgtgattttcattcaattctgaatcgaaatcatgtattttaagcaaaatttgaaatttggccaaaaatgaaaaagtgggaagggtatagccttcccacttttgtcaaaatcggccaaaaacgacatctcttgaaattctccaaaaatcccatggcataatcgaaattgaacgctgatttcgatttagtcattggttttctctttaaactagccgttttcaaaattaacgaaaacagtgctgttagcgcaccaacttaattaatggtttttaacgtttaaataaaaaactataagaccaatagaaaaataaacctgatatccgtgattttcattcaattctgaatcgaaatcatgtattttaaacaaaatttgaaatttggccaaaaatgaaaaagtgggaagggtatagccttcccacttttgtcaaaatcggccaaaaacgacatctcttgaaattctccaaaaatcacatggcataatcgaaattgaacgctgatttcgatttagtcattggtgttctctttaaactagccgttttcaaaattaacgaaaacagtgctgttagcgcaccaacttaattaatggtttttaacgtttaaataaaaaactataagaccaatagaaaaataaacctgatatccgtgattttcattcaattctgaatcgaaatcatgtattttaagcaaaatttgaaatttggccaaaaatgaaaaagtgggaagggtatagccttcccacttttgtcaaaatcggccaaaaacgacatctcttgaaattctccaaaaatcacatggcataatcgaaattgaacgctgatttcgatttagtcattggttttctctttaaactagccgttttcaaaattaatgaaaacagtgctgttagcgcaccaacttaattaatggtttttaacgtttaaataaaaaactataagaccaatagaaaaataaacctgatatccgtgattttcattcaattctgaatcgaaatcatgtattttaagcaaaatttgaaatttggccaaaaatgaaaaagtgggaagggttagcctgtcaaaatcggccaaaaacgacatctcttgaaattctccaaaaatcacatggcataatcgaaattgaacgctgatttcgatttagtcattggttttctctttaaactagccgttttcaaaattaacgaaaacagtgctgttagcgcaccaacttaattaatggtttttaacgtttaaataaaaaactataagaccaatagaaaaataaacctgatatccgtgattttcattcaattctgaatcgaaatcatgtattttaagcaaaatttgaaatttggccaaaaatgaaaaagtgggaagggtatagccttcccacttttgtcaaaatcggccaaaaacgacatctcttgaaattctccaaaaatcacatggcataatcgaaattgaacgctgatttcgatttagtcattggtgttctctttaaactagccgttttcaaaattaacgaaaacagtgctgttagcgcaccaacttaattaatggtttttaacgtttaaataaaaaactataagaccaatagaaaaataaacctgatatccgtgattttcattcaattctgaatcgaaatcatgtattttaagcaaaatttgaaatttggccaaaaatgaaaaagtgggaagggtatagccttcccacttttgtcaaaatcggccaaaaacgacatctcttgaaattctccaaaaatcacatggcataatcgaaattgaacgctgatttcgatttagtcattggttttctctttaaactagccgttttcaaaaataacgaaaacagtgctgttagcgtaccaacttaatttatggtttttattttcaaagaaGACGAACTGTTCGGCAAACCAAAGTCATAGAGGCCTAGCTTctaggggtctatgactctgggcTTCTCTGGGAAACCTATTTCTGATACAAATCCTGGAATCGTGCAGCTCTGGAACTCATCTTGTCAACTGTTTTAGCAAAATCGgcagaattgaacgaagattTCGACAATCAGTTCAAATTTGTTGAAGAACAATCAATTAATAAGTGACTTTGGATTCGAGAAATTTCGAGTTGAGAGGCCGATTTGTTGTAAAACCATGTTAAagtaatatattttttaatttgtttataTCCGATAGTTAGCTCATTATCCATGATTCTGAGTCAACATTTTTAAGGATCACTGAATGCAGCATGGTGAGCCTAACCTTTGTCTGCGTACAATATGAAGTaggaatttatttttctatctgCATTTACTAAATCCCTATGGGAAAATACTAATTccaaagaggaagaagaataaaagatTGAAAgaccaataaataaataataaaattgagCATTGTCTAAGTTTTGCTACTGGTATATAATCTAATTACCTTTTTGATGATCACTCATACGGGCCGTAGAATTGGAATATTTCTACCCAACGTTGTGTCTAAAATTGTTGATTCTTATCTACGCCTCGAGACTATTAGCCCTCGCGGTGGAGAAAAGTTCCTTGATGGATGCTGGTAGTTTGCAGcactctttattttttttttttgtatgtctTATACGCAGGAGAAATGAGAACACTTTCTCTTCATTGCGTGCTCTGGAAATCAACGTTACTGCCAGATGTGCTTGTCCATTTCGAAGGGAATGATATACTGCTTGATCAGCGGGAGGCGGTCGCAATTTCTTAGACAGAGTGAGAAAAACTTTCGTGCATCCATACAATACGTACATGATTTTATTGTTCAGACTTCCATATAAGATGTGCCGAcgtcgttttattttttcgcaGTTCGCTTTCTGTCACGGACGAACCTCGGTAACTGAAGCACCTTTTACTCTTACTCGCAATGGAACACTCCATCTTTTGGGTGACtacttttctttaaaattcaTGTAATTGTTCGCTAAGATTAAATTAAAACTCTTTCTACCATTTTTCATGAATTCCCATGCAGTTGGCCAATACCTTATTCTTTGGCTTTATCGTCTTAGGAATAGCATGTGAATCTTTTGCAAAACACATGGAGAAGCCTGTTACATCATCTTCAATCAGGAGGTATGTACACTACTTTATTTATCTGAAGTTTAAATAAATCTGAAATCGGTAAATGatttaattttataaatttaatGCGAATTTTAAAGATCTGGTTTTGATGACCACGATTGGTGGGATGTCAAACACGCAGCTTTCCCCCATTCTTGGTCGCACGAAGACCGCGGTCGGAAATTATGGAACGACAATAGACCAGAACCTCCAAGGTCACCTTTTCACCCAGGTGAACTACCCATAGGACTTCGATCTCCATTTCCAGGCTTCAGTATTTATTCTAccattttttgtatatatttttttccaattttgcgTTAATGTCCATTTTGTTTTAGGGGATTCGATTTACGAAAGAGTGATTAAACCTCATTTACGTAATAACTTTGTCGCACGTCAAAATAATGCGATAAATTTTGCAGAGAAAAATGTTCTCTTTCGACACGAAGTGGAAAAGCTTAAATACCAACctaaaatgcatcaaataaaaaaatctcgGCCAAGTAGAGCAAATTATCAGAAGGAGGTCGACAATGCGAAATTGTTGAACGGCCAAAAACCTCAGACCCGTGGAATTGGCGATTTACCTTCTAGCGATCCTTGGAAATCCATCCTGTACAACGAGTTTGTCTTTAAACTTTAAACCACGTGGATTTGGCTCGGCTTTTTATGTTCCTTATCCAATATGTATTATCTTTTGATCCATGCTAGTGCAAATAAACCAagcaaattatttttaaaatcaccAATTTTCAATGTTGTGCTCTATTTTTTAACAGTCGGcgtttaaatttatttaaaaaataaaatcgtaGCTCATCAGGTTTCGAATGAGGGATAACCAATAATGAAATCTAAAGAAGTCCTTGATAAACGTTAACCACATCCGGGAACAGCGAAAGGGTAGTCACAAACTGAAAACAGAAAGTAAATGTCAATTTCAATTTATCAACAGTTTGAAGTATTTAAACCTTAAAAACATTACTTACCTGTTGTTGCCTGATTCCAAATGGTAGTTGGTGGGCACGTCTGTAAATcaaaaacaacattaattacAATTCTTTCAAAGAGCGAAGGAAATTATGTTGTGACGAACCATAAGGTAGGCGTAAGTGTTAGAGCATCTCCAAAATTGGTCGTCACACGGGATACCAGTAGAATAGAATCCAAATGCATCAGGGCAAGTGAATGGAGCGATTGTCGGTGTAGGTCCAGTGGGAATAGTCGAGTACTTGGTGGTGGTTGTGTCGGATGACGATGGCGTGGTCGTTGCTGTTAATTTAATTTAGCACATTAAAGTTGACAATAGATAATTTTATGATTTACACGTACAGGTAGTCAAGCACGATGCAACTTCTTTTGGTACACAAACGCCCACTATTGGATCAAAAATGGAAGTTCCTGGGCAAGTCTAAAAGAAAGTTTtaatcaaaaattaatttacgTGAGCTTTGTTCtgcaaaataacaaaatctaTGAACACTTTACCATCACATAAGGAATGCCTTCGACACACGAGTAATAACTATTTCCACATGTTCCAGGAATATGGTAAAATCCACCTTGCGCGGGGCACTGGAATACTGTAAATCGACACGAGCTGAAcagttgaaacaaaaacgattAGGACTTGTGTAAATGTTCTACTACCTTGACATGTAGCTTGGCCTGCTGGAACACAAACGTTCACCGCTGGATCAAAGACGGAATCTCCCGGGCAAGACTGTAAAACCATTGtcaatttcaaaatgaagATCAATTTTCAGTGTTGTACGACTAATAAACACATTACCATTTCATATGCAACTTGATTAACGCAAGAATAGTAACTCCCTGTGCAAACATTTGGAATAGGATAAAATCCATCCTTCGGAGGACAGGTGAATACctgaataaaaatcaaataatataGTACATTATGAACGTAGATGGCGTTTAACATTTCTTCACTGATAACaggggagtttttttttttacccattGAAAAGTGAAAACGAGATAAAGAGACGCCAAACAATGTGCACAAAATTCAACTATTTAATTCAGTATCTTACATTATTTGTAATTTGACAGCATTGGTCATACGTAAAGAATTAGAAGAGTATTATTTATCCAATTAAAGTGTATCAAAGATGTTAAAAGTTTTACCTCTTTTACGAAATGGCGTTGCTGACGATCAAATGGAAAACCAGCTGAAACTAACTGCCCCAAGCacactgttaaaaaacaaaaacaataatagCGATAGATTAAAGCCACTTCCATAACAGGTGCACCCATTTGTAACTCATAATCAAAACTTGCCTTGGAATAGAACCAGGATGACAAAAGTCATCGATGTAGACGACGGACTTTCCATTTTAAATGTTAACCTTAAAATAAATTACTCTTTACTCAATGCTGCACTGTGGAGAAATGAAACACGTAATTACCTGCGATTGTTCTTTTAAGTATTTGGGGAATTGTCGTGTGACTGTTCACTGAGTGAACTGAACAAACTCGATTTTTGCTTAAGTAACGTGACATTGACTATCATTTCGTCGATAGTGTTGTATTTGTTTATCTAACGTAACCTATTGCCACAGCGTATCACTTTTGTCGTCATGAAGTTGCTCGTTATCTAAGCCTATAATGCATATTTCTATTATCTACGCCGTTCGACAGCTTTACTACAAAATACCATTAAGAAAGACACGTATTTTACAttgcaaaagagaaaaaatgtgtttaaagGTCACTGCAGAGCCGATTGCTTACACAAAGGTTTTTACCCgtcaaaaaggaaaagcaaaCCTGAGGCTTATTGGCCGGTGTCATTTCGACAAACACATGAAGAATCAGCACCACACTCTTCTATCGATAAACTAACACACACGCGATGGAAATTCCTTTACTcgaaaaacaattaaatacTTATCATAGTACGTGAGAGCCTATTAAATGTCTTACTTTCCACACTATGGTGTCCGTGATCACGTGCGTTCATTTCCTTATGAGTCTATCGTTTacttggttttctttcgtcCTAGATACATCCTTCCGTACAGTCTCTCCTGCATATTTGGTTTTAACTTCGGTGCTTGTTGTGAATTGGTAAATTTCTAAGGAAATAAAAGAGGGCAGTAGCTTTCAATGCCGACAGCAAGTCCTTGAATGAACACGAATAACAGCAGGGATGCTTTCTTCTTTCACAAAAATTAATGCCACACAAGTTAAATTTACCTAATAAGCAATGCCTTTAGATAATCGTGTTAAGTAGACGTTAAGGCAGATTCAGTCGATCACTAAGAAATGGCCCAATCACCTTCGTTTTTAAGGAAGCAAAGGGAACTAGAACAAAGGTCTAGACAAGACTAAACAATTTACTGCCTTTGTCCATTGAAAACAATTGTCAAAAGGGAAGGTTAaggtaaagaaaacaaatttcgtTCCCGTCCTTGCCACCATTTTCTTACCGTTCCCAGCATTTCATTACCAGTCCTTTGATTTTGACGTCATCACAGGTAGAGACAAAGAACTTTTTGTTTCATGCACGTGTACGAAaattcctctttctttttctatcgtAAAGCGATGCTTTTGTTCAGTTTTTGCCAATCTAGCCCTGCTAACAGAGGATCTTCTGCTATGCTGACACTCGGATAAAAGAGTGGCATAATTGTACAAGAGTATATTACGTGAATATTACCAACAAATGTCCGAGATTGATAAGACATTTTGTTACTGCTGTCGTGGGTCCAATCACGCGTGCAACGTGTTCTTCGTACAAAACTGCTGACGTACGGTATCTATTATTAGGCCACGGACAACCGGCGATTCAAACCTGACAATCGGCAATTTTGTCAGCCTCGTTTGGGGACAGATCCTTTTTTGTAAGGCAAACAGTTATGTAAATCAAAGATGATTACTGAGAATGTGATGAAGGCTCTGCTTTAACGATTCCCGATGTTAAACCTTGGTGCTATTTTTCCTACAATGGTGGTAGCAATCGTATCAGAGTTGTCCATTTTAAGGCATTATTAAATGTAATACCTGGTGGTAACTGCCAAATATCTTAACGTAGATTCTTCTGAGAAGTAATGACCACCCTGCAGAGGTTGAAACTGAAGGTCTGCATAACTAGGTAATCTATTTAATAATAACTTCTTGGAATCTATTTAATAGATCAGAAAGAGTACGGGATTATCAGGAATCAATTAGCATTCGGTAAggctttttaaaatttgatttcagGGATAAACTAACAcatgtttatttaaaagaagTTCATTGTTAGTGAGTACCTTAGATGTCATACAGTGCGCAAGGCTGCTGTAACGAAAGCAGAGACGGCCAGATTCTTTAAATCTTTGacgtaattttttcttttaattataCGTTAACTCAATCGACCATCCAGCAGGACAGATCTTCAATGGCTGCCAACGATCGCAAAACCTGCAAAAATCAAAACAGCATTTTATTCAACGTAATATTATTTGTTCCAATTAACGACTTGCTTAACAAACGTACATTTATAATGAAACCTAGAAACAACGTAAAAcatgtttttccttttttgtttgaaacagGTTATTGTTCTATTCAGTTTCGTAGCAAGTTACCCCCTCGATAACAATGACCAACCTCCGATAGCCGTAACATATCCAATGCCCTTGTTCGTCAATCTCACCGGGGCTAGCAGCGCAGCAATCATTCCGTCTACTCCAATCTCGTGCAATTTAACGGACCCCATCTACCAGCAATATGGAATCTGCTGGGACTTGTCTAGCCAGCAATTGCAAATCAGTCCTAGCTTGTCAATCGACAATTTCGTCAAATTCTACAAGTTTAATTTGTACAGTGCCTTTGC
Proteins encoded in this region:
- the LOC123471306 gene encoding uncharacterized protein LOC123471306, which translates into the protein MYPDGYILKAVKKVVAEKQKVCDVSKATSIPKRSILRYVKNFLAAGIQDEAEATTSIGGYQKPRKVFSSEQESNLSSYVKRASDIYHGITTTDMRRLAYQYATQEKCIVPLSWSVKKEAGRDWLSGFMRRHQD
- the LOC116921308 gene encoding uncharacterized protein LOC116921308; protein product: MEHSIFWLANTLFFGFIVLGIACESFAKHMEKPVTSSSIRRSGFDDHDWWDVKHAAFPHSWSHEDRGRKLWNDNRPEPPRSPFHPGELPIGLRSPFPGFRDSIYERVIKPHLRNNFVARQNNAINFAEKNVLFRHEVEKLKYQPKMHQIKKSRPSRANYQKEVDNAKLLNGQKPQTRGIGDLPSSDPWKSILYNEFVFKL
- the LOC116921305 gene encoding chondroitin proteoglycan 2; amino-acid sequence: MESPSSTSMTFVILVLFQVCLGQLVSAGFPFDRQQRHFVKEVFTCPPKDGFYPIPNVCTGSYYSCVNQVAYEMSCPGDSVFDPAVNVCVPAGQATCQVFQCPAQGGFYHIPGTCGNSYYSCVEGIPYVMTCPGTSIFDPIVGVCVPKEVASCLTTSTTTPSSSDTTTTKYSTIPTGPTPTIAPFTCPDAFGFYSTGIPCDDQFWRCSNTYAYLMTCPPTTIWNQATTVCDYPFAVPGCG